The Vespula vulgaris chromosome 12, iyVesVulg1.1, whole genome shotgun sequence genome window below encodes:
- the LOC127068131 gene encoding ribosome maturation protein SBDS, whose product MSKIFTPTNQIRLTNVAIVRMKKTGKRFEIACYKNKVVSWRNKLEKDIDEVLQTHTVFTNVSKGQVAKKEDLIKSFGTDDQTEICKEILAKGELQVSDKERHLALDSMFKDIATTVADKCVNPESKRPYPVSMIEKAMKDVHFSVKPNRNAKQQALDVIPQLKAVMPLERAQMRLKVTISGKEARKLREKIIKLATKVESENWDNGTLDLICLIDPGQFREIDELVRSETKRTGLLELLNLKEIAEGDEVLE is encoded by the exons ATGTCTAAGATATTCACGCCAACGAACCAAATAAGATTGACAAATGTTGCGAttgtacgaatgaaaaaaactGGTAAAAGATTCGAAATAGCATGTTACAAAAACAAAGTCGTTTCATGGAGAAACAAACT agaaaaagatatagacgAAGTGCTTCAAACTCACACGGTTTTTACAAACGTATCTAAAGGTCAAGTAGCCAAAAAGGAAGACCTTATAAAATCATTTGGTACAGACGATCAGACAGAAATTTGCAAAGAAATTCTTGCAAAAGGTGAACTCCAAGTTTCTGACAAAGAAAGACATCTAGCTTTAGATTCCATGTTCAAAGATATTGCTACTACGGTTGCTGATAAGTGTGTAAATCCTGAATCAAAAAGACCATATCCAGTATCAATGATAGAAAAGGCTATGAAAGATGTACATTTTTCGGTTAAACCAAATAGAAATGCAAAACAGCAAGCTTTGGATGTTATTCCACAACTTAAAGCTGTTATGCCATTAGAACGAGCACAGATGAGACTAAAAGTTACAATATCTGGAAAAGAAGCaagaaaattaagagaaaaaattattaaattggcGACAAAAGTAGAAAGCGAAAATTGGGACAATGGAACATTAGATTTAATCTGTCTAATAGATCCTGGCCAATTCAGAGAAATAGATGAACTAGTAAGATCTGAAACAAAACGTACTGGATTATTAGAATTGctgaatttaaaagaaattgcaGAAGGAGATGAAGTgttagaataa